A stretch of Anoplolepis gracilipes chromosome 12, ASM4749672v1, whole genome shotgun sequence DNA encodes these proteins:
- the LOC140671927 gene encoding uncharacterized protein, protein MQKHNSVKVNTVFNGEFVAGDKRANKSINTRNFELFRTSDLREWYERRVVEPILASLEEFQERDSGWALSILNLTVNINKYNLMRAGCCVQLPRKIIMKRAVVNVQSQDNACFAWAVVAALYPVERHTDRQSSYRHYTTVLNLQDIEFPVTLNQIKKFEIYNDISINVYTIENENIIPLRLTEQKKDKHVNLLYV, encoded by the coding sequence atgcaaaaacacaacagtgtgaaagtgaatacagtgtttaacggcgagtttgtggcgggcgataagcgcgccaataaatcaatcaatacgagaaactTTGAACTCTTTCGtacatccgatttacgcgagtggtatgaacggcgagtcgtcgagcccatccttgcatcgctcgaagaatttcaggaacgcgatagTGGATGGGCATTATCTATACTAAATTTgacagtaaatataaataaatataatcttatgcgCGCCGGATGTTGTGTGcaattaccgcgaaagataataatgaaacgagcagtggttaacgtgcaatctcaagacaatgcatgttttgcgtgggcggtggtggctgctctgtatccagTTGAAAGACACACAGACCGACAATCGTCGTACCGgcattatacaacagtactgaatctccaagatattgagtttccagtcactcttaatcaaattaaaaaatttgaaatttataatgacatttcaatcaatgtgtataccaTCGAGAATGAAAACATTATCCCGTTACGTCTTACGGAGCAAAAGAAGGACAAGCAcgtcaacttgctctacgtgTAA